A window of Fusarium falciforme chromosome 1, complete sequence genomic DNA:
AGCCACCCCGATTACTCACCGCCCCGTAGTAGAACAAGTGTGGAATTGGCACTGTATGCGCTACAGTTGCGGTTATCTATGACATGTCATGGGTTGGCAAAACTGGCGTCATGAGAATGCAAACGGTTGTTCATTCGCTTGCTCCGAATCATCGATTGTGTTGGAGCTCCATGACGTCACGAGTTCTGCTTCCAGGCGTCTCAGGCATGAAACATCTTGACGTTTCGTCGCGTTCAAGCGACATTGCTGAACGAAAACAGACTCATATCTATCACCCCGACTCCCATTCCTGATTGCGGGTTTATATCCATCACGGCTAAAAGCTTCAAACCCCATTGGCCACCCCCGCCTTTCAAAGGTCAGATGTTAACTGCCAAATCTGTCCTCATGGTTCGTCTTCCTGGCTGAGTAGCTGGGGTTGGTGAAGGTGGATAGCTCCATTCGAGTCATGAGGCCCATAAATGTGTGGCTGTGTGAACCAGTCATGTCCCAGCGCTTCGGCGGAAGGTCCCTCTCCGGAGGTTGGTTGGCTGGTTGGTCATTGGTGCAAGCACGTTTGCCGTACCTGCCTCGGTCGGGTGCCTAACATGACGCGGGGGCCACTATCGGCCAAATAGCTTATCCCGGTCGCGGGTGCCCATCGTCTTGATCGTCGTCACCTCAACATCTCGCATCGTTATCGCTCCATCATTGAACTGCATCGTACCGGCGTCGCTGCAGTCATGGCTCCCTCTGGACTGAGGAGTCTCCTCCTTGGGGCCGTGGCAATTCTGCCCGGCCTTGTGATGGGATCCTATAACACGAGTTATTCGCAAACGGATCTACTGCGCGCCCAGATGGCCCTCATGGGAGATCGTCCAGATGGATGTCCTCCTTGGTACGTCGCGACGCTTTCCATCTCCGCAGCGTCACATAGCTAACAGTGACATCGTACAGCTTCAACTGTCTCCTTCCGGCCCATACGTGCGCGCAATATGCTGGCTGTAACGAATTCAATGGAAAATGCGACTGCCCAGAGGGATTTGGCGGCGACGACTGTCTCCAGCCCCGTACGACCCCTCTTCTGCTCTTGTCCCCATCTGAGAAATATCGCTAACTCCTGTATAGTTTGCGGCTCTCTTGCTCGAGGAAAAGACCGACCCATGCGCTCTGGCGGATCTTGCAAATGCGACGAAGGCTGGACCGGAATCAACTGCAACGTCTGTACCGACAACAAGGCCTGTGACGCATTGATGGAGAATGGCGAGGGTGGTGTCTGCTACCAGAACGGTGAAGTCGTCAACCACAACTACCAGATTTGCGATGTCACCAACGAGAAGATCACCTCGCTGCTTGGCAAGCAGCGTCCTGAGGTGACCTTCACCTGCAAGCAGGACGACAAGACCTGTGACTTCCAATGTAGGCTACACCGCCACCCTTATCTTTTTCTACTAACTCTGTCATCTAGTCTGGGTTGACGCTGTCGAATCCTTCTATTGCCACCTCGAGGAGTGCGACTCAAGCGCCGACTGGCAAGAGGCCAAAAACACCACGTCGTACAAGTGCAACAAGATCAAGTGCAGTTGTGTTCCCGATCGAATGCTCTGCGGCAAGGATGGATCCATTGATCTCACCGATTTTCTCGACCAATCCATCAAAGGTCCCGGACGTTTCGAGTGCACTCAGAAGAATGGTGGTATTCACGACTGTGCCTTCAAGGAACCCGAGATGGATGCCTTGATTCTTGCACTTATCGGCGATTCTAGTATTTTCCTCGGCTGTCATGCTGGTGAATGTCTCTACAAGACAGAGGTACCAGGATACAAGCGTCCAGTGAAGAAGATCAACACACCTCTCATCGCTGGTGTGATTGCTGGCTGCTCACTGTTCCTCGTCGCAGTTATCATCCTCACCTGGTACCTGTCGAGGCGCAGGTTGAACTATGGTGCCATTCGTCTGGAGGATTCTGACGATGAGAGCACCAAGTTGATGGCCGACCACAAGCCTGCGTCACTTTACTTCGAAAACGTCGCCTACTCTCTCAACGGCAAGCAAATTCTCACTGGCATCCAAGGCATCTGCAAGCCAGGAGAAGTTACTGCTATTATGGGTGCCTCGGGAGCTGGCAAGACCACATTCCTCGATATTCTGGCACGAAAGAACAAGCGCGGACAAGTTCACGGAGACTTCTATGTCAATGGAGAAAAGGTTACTGATCACGACTTCAAGAATGTTGTCGGATTCGTCGACCAGGAGGACACAATGCTTCCCACTCTCACTGTTCACGAGACAATCCTCAACAGCGCCCTGCTTCGACTCCCCCGTGACATGGGCCGTGCTGCAAAGGAGCAGCGTGTGttggaggttgagaaggagCTTGGTATCCACCACATTCGCGATTCTCTCATTGGTTccgaagaaggcaaaggaCGTGGTATCTCGGGTGGCGAGAAGAGACGCGTCGGAATCGCTTGCGAGCTGGTCACCAGTCCTTCGATCTTGTTCCTCGACGAACCCACTAGCGGTCTTGATGCCTACAACGCCTACAACGTCATCGAGTGCCTCGTTACCCTGGCCAAGAACTACAAGCGAACCGTCATCTTTACCATCCATCAACCCCGATCCAACATTGTGGCTCTTTTCGACAGACTGATTCTGTTGGCTCAAGGACGAACCGTGTACTCGGGACCATTCAACCAGTGCCAAAACTACTTTGACGAGATTGGCTATGAATGCCCTCCTGGATTCAACATTGCGGACTATCTTGTGGACCTCACTATGCACGCCGGAAGCACCCAGTCTATTGATGACGGCACAGTTGGTCTCGATAACAGTAGCGTTGGACCCAGCAGTACCCGTGCAATCAAGTCGATTGCTAGTGTGTCTGGCACCAGTACCGGTGATGACGACGCAAGCTCGAGTCGGCCTAAGAACTCCCGCAGAGACTCGGTCAAGGTTCGCCAGGAGCGAGAGCTGTTTACACGTAGAAAGACAGTTGATACGGCAGCGTCTTCTGACGCCGGCGTTGAGGAAACTGGCGCCTATCGTCTCCAGCAGAACCCCATCGACTCTGCCACCACAACTCTTCTCGAGGATCCTCACGACCTTCCCCCGGCAGCAGCCACTGGAACTGACCTGGATATCATGACTCGATCCTTTGCCCAGTCCGAGATTGCACGTTTAACCCACGAGGAGATTAAGCAGGCGATTGACACCGCGGAACACGCCAACGGCCCGAACTCGAATGGTTACACCGCTGAGGGACCTAATATCAATGTCAGTGCAGTTGGCAAGGGATATGCCCGGGTTGGCTATTTGCGACAGttcatcatcctctctcAGAGAACCTGGAAGAACCTGTACCGAAACCCGATGCTGATGCTTACACACTACGCCATTGCCATTATCCTGGCCGTCTTTTCGGGCTACCTCTTCTATGGACTCACCGATGATATCCCCGGCTTCCAGAACCGACTCGGTctgttcttcttcctccttgccctcttcGGTTTCAGCACCCTCACGAGTCTCAACGTCTTCGCCACTGAGCGTCTTCTGTTTGTCCGTGAACGGGCCAATGGCTACTATTCTCCTGCTACATACTTTGCCGCCAAGGTCCTCTTTGACATTCTTCCCCTGAGGATCATTCCCCCCATTCTGATGGGCTCAATCATCTACCCCATGACTGGGTTGGTGGCTGACTACACCCACTTCATGAACTTTATTCTTGTTTTGGTGCTGTTCAacatggctgctgctgctgtgtgCCTCTTTATTGGTATCGTGTGCAAGGATGGAGGTGTGGCAAACCTCATCGGCAGCTTGGTTATGCTGTTCAGTCTCCTCTTCGCTGGATTCCTCCTCAATCACGATGCGACACCCAAGGGTGCGCTCTGGCTCCAGACGCTCTCCATCTTCCACTATGGCTTTGAGTCACTCATCGTCAACGAGGTGCTCCAGCTTACACTGGTCGACAGCAAGTATGGCCTCGACATCACCGTTCCTGGTGCGGCTATTCTGAGCTCTTTCGGTTTCAACAACGACGCGCTCTGGCCGGATATCAGGAACCTGGGCATCTTTGCTGCCGTTTTTATCGTGCTTTCCTACGTTGCCATGCACGTTCTGCTCATCGAAAGGCGATAGACGAACATAGAAGCACTTGGAAGTGCTCTGAACGACGGATTAGAACACACAAGACGGGAGTAGCACACTGTTGGATAGGCTGCTGTATATATGGACGTGTGCTTTCGTAACTCATACTCGGCGTTTGGATATGGACAGAGGCACCGCTGTTTTGGTATTAGCATAGTTGAATCGAGTTCTCGATGCTAGTAAGCATCAGATGTAGAACCAATTGCAGGATTTCTTTTCAAGAATATGGTGCTCCGAGCAAATGGGACCAGCAGAGGAGAGTCATGGCCGCTTTAATATGTGAAATTTGGAATACATGGGTACAAATGTTTTACAGGCCAATTTGCATTGATTGGCTTTACTCCATCTTGCCACCAGTGAACTCCTCAGCGATCCTCTTCTGTCGCTTAACGGAGCGGTCGTACTCGGATTCATAAACGTCCATAATCTTGGTGGAAGCTCCCGTCGTGGTCTCCAACATGTTGGCGATAGACGTGGGCTTGCCATGTATGTCCCAGACGTTCTCTGAGCTGCCGTATCGGCCATAGGCAGTGCcctgcttcttgaagaagtctGCGTCGAATACGCGCTCAATTTCCGCCTTGAGCTCGGCCTCAGTGACGATGAAGTTGGAGGCATTGATGTAGAGCTCCATCAGTGCATCGCGGCGAGCCCCGCGCTTAGCAGCCTCAATGGCCCAAACCTTGCGGCGCCCTTGCTCGGCACGCTCGAAGCGGTTGGGGTCTGGGTAGGTCTTGGTGTCCAGCACAGATTCCAGCACGGTGCTGCGAGTGAGGCGGTCGTCCTCTCGCTCCGCTGCCTTGGCGGCAACGTTGTGTTCCCTGAATTTCTGGCTCACACGCGCGTTCCGGATGGCGTCACGACGATTCCTTCGGGCCCAGAGCTCCTTCAAACCCAGCTCCAAGTTTTCTCGGCGGGTACTGGCCATCTTTTGCTTCCATTCTTGGGTCTCGTTCTTGGGCGGTTGCGGGTTGGCGGGCTTAGGAACGGTCTGCTTGATGTAGTCGGCTTGAACCTTGCGGTCGCCTTCCATGCGGGGGAAAACCTCGCGGGGAACCGGAAGGTGTCCTCGAACGCgggcgggcttcttctcatcggATTGGGGGGGTGTAGGAAGGCGAATGTAGGAGGGAGACTCGGGAGGGACTTGATTTTGGAGAGCGGCGGCTGTCGAAAAGCCCCGCGAAGCCACGAAGAGCTGGCGAGTAGCCGCCCTCGGGCAGGAGGCCGTGAGGTGGAACGACATGACTGGAGAAGCCCACGCCAATTTCAGCGCAGAATGGCGACTTTTGGGATCGCAATTGGCGTCTTGAACCGTCGTCAGAGCCAATTCTGCACGAATCTGCGCCAGACAGAAAATCGAAGTCGGATCAAATTTACCGGATTATCTTGATCCGGCGGACGACCCCCCTGTCCGCAGGCATTTTTAGCGGCCCCGCTGCCAACCACCGCTGAGGGAGGTAGTGGGGCCTTTTCTGCTGCTCAAGAAAAAAAGTTCTGGAGATAAATTTCTGGACCGCCCAACTTTTTCCTTTGCCTTCCTCGTCGCCAGTACCTCGACCATTTTTCTTCATCATGGGTACTGGAAAGAAGGAGGCCACTCGGCGCGAGCGCCAGGGAAAGACtggcgatggcctcggaAATGTCAGGGTCAAGGGCGAGAACTTCTATCGGTAAGAACGCTGTCGCCAACGCTTGCTGTCCATTCTTGCTGACCCAGGTGCCGCAGCGATGCGAAGAAGGTCAAGCACCTGAACATGTACAAGGAGGGAAAGGCGCAGAGGAATGCCGAGGGAAAGATTGTCAAGGCTGCGTCGTTCCAGTCGCGCGACATCCCCAACGCCCGAATCGAGCCGAACCGCAAGTGGTTTACCAACACCCGAGTCGTCTCCCAGGATACCCTCAAGGCGTTCCGAGAGgccatggaggagaaggccaacGACCCGTACCAGGTCCTGCTCAAGTCCAATAAGCTGCCCATGAGCCTGATCCGCGATGGCAAGGACACCACCAACGGCATCAAGCagcacaaggccaagatgactGTCGAGACATCACCGTTCGCAGAAGTCTTTGGACCTAAGGCGCAGAGGAAGCGAGTCAAGCTTAGTGTCAGCAACTTGGATGACCTGGCGGACGACACTGAGAAGAGTATGGACACCTACCAGGAGCGACTCGAACAGCAGAGGCTACTTAGCGGTGCCTCTGGAGACGCGGAGAACGTTGGCCTCGATGACAAGCCACTCACGATGGCGATCGAGCCTGTGTTTGACAAGGGTCAGAGCAAGCGAATCTGGAACGAACTGTACAAGGTCATCGACTCTTCCGATGTGGTCATCCATGTTCTCGACGCTCGAGATCCTGTGGGAACACGGTGTCGCAGCATTGAGAAGTATCTCAAGGAAGAGGCTCCTCACAAGCACTTGATCTTCGTCCTGAACAAGTGCGACCTGGTTCCTACCAGCGTTGCGGTAAGTTTCGCTactctcttttcttttctctcttatCTCCCTTCCTCCTCGCACCCCAATGTTCTTTGTCAGGATTCATTCCTTTATTTCCCATGGAACGTGTCTGTTAAAACATTGGGAGAATATACACCATTCTCGACTGTCGACAACGTTTTGCTGTTCGGCTGATGTGTGCCGTTTTGGTTACCATCGTGAGAAAGGTCCCGTGTCCGATTGAGTTGAAGCCTGCCTATGCCATATCCAATTTCTGGGGCATCGATTTCAGGTTTCTTAGTGATGACACAAAcatttcttcatcttgattCTGTATTGCTATACATGTTGGGTACGAATGCTAATTCGAACCAGGCCGGCTGGGTTCGCAGTCTATCCAAGGAGTACCCTACCTTGGCTTTCCACGCGAGCATCACCAACTCGTTTGGTAAGGGCTCGCTCATCCAACTCCTCCGACAATTCTCCTCCCTGCACTCGGACCGAAAACAGATTTCTGTTGGTTTGATTGGTGGCCCCAACACTGGAAAgtcctccatcatcaacactctcctcaagaagaaggtttGCAACGTTGCACCTATTCCCGGAGAGACCAAGGTCTGGCAATATGTCAGCTTGATGAAGCGCATCTACCTGATCGACTGTCCCGGTATTGTTCCTCCTTCCAGCACCGACTCTCCTACCGACCTGGTACTTCGAGGTGTGGTGCGTGTCGAGAAGGTGGAACATCCTGAGCAGTACATCCAGCCTCTCTTGAACAGAGTCAAGCAGCGCCATATGGAGAAGACATATGAGCTGAAGGGCTGGACAAACTCGACCGAGTTCCTGGAGCTTCTGGCCCGCAAGGCAGGTCGACTCCTCCGTGGAGGCGAACCTGATCTGGATGGAGTTGCCAAGATGGTTCTGAACGACTTCATGCGAGGCAAGATTCCCTGGTTTACTCCTGCGCCAAAGGCCGAAGGTGAAACCGAGGACAAGGTTGGAGGCCGAGAGGGCAGACTGGGCGAGATGCCTCGGAAGCGAAAGCAGGAAGACTCggctgaggatgaggatgcctCTGCTGAGGCACAGCTGCAACAGGAGCTTGATGCTGCCCTCgagaaggctgaggagcAAGGATCAGATGATTCTGATTCGGAGTTTGAAGGATTTGGAAGTGACACCGAAGACGCGCGGTCAAGGAAGCCGTCTTCCGGAGCCACTTTGGACGAGGAGAGCGAAGGAGAGAGCGCCTCAGACGATGTGATATCGGTGGGCGGctcggaagaagaagaggaggtggaggaagaagaggaagaggaaaaggccTCTGCGCCAACAGTGAAAAGTaaaaagaagggaaaagGCGGTCGACCTAACAAACGTCAAAGGACATGATCGGCCTGGAGTCGGTCAATCTCTCTACCTTCATCCGAGAGAGTTGCTCGCGCCTTTCTCGACACCTTAATGATACCCACGTTAATGCTTCCACCCACTTGTCTCGGTCCACCATGCGAAGTAGTTTCCCGATTCTCTCACGATTTACAGGTCTCTCATATGCTTTCTCCTCGGTTCAGTTTCTTGATTCCGCCAATCAGTTGAGCTACCATCCTTGCGGCCAACGCCCCGCCTGTTGGTCCAGCCTTCTTGCCTGCCACCGTGAACAACTCACTTCAGGCATCAGTTGATGTGAGATGTCCGAGAAGAATAGTCTTGTTTTCCACATATGAGAAGATTTGTTTCTCCTCGGACGACTATCTTGACCGAAATCAACATGGCGACCCCAGACGAACCCCAATTGCAGGACGACGGGGCGACACTTACACAGCCGAGCAGGGAGCCTGCGATCACGAGATCGGAGGCCACTCTAGACGAGATGCCCATAGAGATTCTCCGTGACATTGTCGACTACCTCTTTTTGCCTTTCGTACAGGACTGTCGTCCTTGGGATAGCGAGTACGAAGACGAGTATCGCACCAGGCCATGGACCATCACGCCGCATGTCTCTGATGTTTGGGGAGACATGTCACGCTTGGCACGGACTTCCCGTCAACTGCACGATACCATCACGCCCTATCTTTTCGGGCTGGATGCCAGGTACAACGGAGCCTCTGCTCTTCTCATCTCTGCAAAGAGAAACATCCTGTCTGCCGTCGCCAAGTCTTTAGACGCCGGAGCTGATGTGAACGTCATTGATACGACGGAACCTATCTGTGAAAAGGCACAACCACGACCAAGACGATACCAGCCACCAGACCCGGAAGAGCAGAGATGGGAACACGAACCTATCACGCTGACAGCGCTTCACTGGGCAGCCCTTCTAGGACATGAACAGGTTGTCGATCTGCTTCTTGACTGGGGCGCTGATGTTGGGCACTCTGGGCAGACTTGTGTCGGGATCAACGCTTCATCGCCAATTGACTTTACCTGCAAGTCATTCATTCGCGCTATGATTCAGATTAAATGTCGATCTACCGGGAAAGCATACGCCAGCTGTAGTCTTTATCTCGAATACAACACAAATGCCTTGTACTTTGCGCTTCTGGAGTCTCGCAGCGAGTCGCAACAAGCCAAGACAGCGGCCCGGGCTACAACTGCAAAACGCCTTATTCAGGCTGGCTCATCTCTTATCACGCATACCGGGGTTGGGCTTCACGCATTGCATCAAGCGTGTGCGGACTGGAACACTGAGGTTGTTGAGTGGCTCCTGGAGGAGGTTGGTGTCGATCCGAATGTCCCTGATGCGATGGACAACACACCGCTTCACCATGTTGCTATGTGGCGAGAATACCCTGCAAACCTTGACCCGGGACCGGTAATTCGACTACTCGTAGAGCGAGGAGCCGATATCAACGCAAGGAATGCCGATGACGAGACACCACTTCAAGCTTGTTTCCGAAGGAAGAGCCGTTACAGTCAGGCTGCATACTGGGTCACCATTGAGCTTATCAAAGGGGGAGCGTCCTTACCTGATGCCATCTCTAGGGATAAGAAGAGGCCCTACCTTGAACGGGACGAGATGGATCGGGTGCTGCAAGAAGCTAGAGCTGGGGGCTTGGCAAAGAGGTTGGATGAGCCCGAGGACCTAGAGGAGAGGAAAGAAAGGGCCTTCAAGATGGCTACCCACTGGGTCTACAGCCGGGCGAATTTTGGCAAGTCGGTTCCTGAAGAGGTGGCTGCTTGGAGTCAAGCACAGTGGCGGCGGTATTGGATAGATACGACGATGGGGTGGCATTGTCACAATGCGAATTGTAGGGACTATGGCGAAGAGCCACCTGATCTGGAAGTTTTGTAAATGAGAAGTCAATTGAcatgagaagaagatggtgggATCTGGCGACCTGTTTGTGGCTACATATGTGCGCTTCACGAGGGTGACCAGTCGTAGACAACCTTGGCTGAGAAGAGTGTACTGAGCTGCCTAGATCGTGAACGTCCACTGTCTTCTTGAAACCCTAGTATGTTAAAATGACTGTAGTTGCAGATGTTCGAAGCTTCTTTGTGTGTCTGCCTAGCCTGCGTCTTGATACTTGCTATGCCGCATGCACTCCAGCCACATCGAATCGATTTCTTCACCCAATTGAGATGCCCACAAAGTTCTAACTAGTATATTTTCCCGTTTGTGTTACGCCTGTGTAATGAGGCAACAATCTGGTCTGAACTCATCAATCTTGGATATGTGATAACAGTCATGATAACAGAATGTGAGCACCAATACCAtccaacatcaccaccacatGCGGAAACAGCAAAAATGGAAGATACCGCCTCCCACCCTGGAGTAAGGCATGAGAGAAATTGCCCCGGAGGGCAAAAGAATAAACAGCTGCCCCCACACAGGATTGAACTATGGACCTTTGCATTACAAGTGCAACGCTCTACCACTGAGCTATAAGGGCTGTTGTTGGAGGGCGAGCTTCTATGGCGCACCATGAGCTACGCGAGCAGCAATGCCCTGCAGGGCAAAAAATTAAACCGATGCCCCCACACAGGATTGAACTATGGACCTTTGCATTACAAGTGCAACGCTCTACCACTGAGCTATAAGGGCAGCTTTTGTTGAAGTGGCGACTCCATGTTAGGACCTATACACGCAACCCGGTGCATTGTCATATCCCTCCAGCATATCTTCGACCTTGTAATTCGGTTCAATTCGTGTCGGAATAAACAATAATTTCCCACCATGTGTCTATTTCCTTCCTAGACTGGGACGCCGTGCCACAAGCCGGAGAACGCACGTGTTTTGGTTCCGCCGGAGAACAGGTGCATCCTCTTTTCCACCGGAATGGTCCCACCGGGGGCACCACGCACTTACACCGCGGGGTGTTGATGCACCGTCATGTACGTCTAATGCAGCTTCGACCAAGGAAAGTTGGGGTATTTGTGAAATATGATTGTCTATATAAAGCATCATGGCGTTTCTATTAAGCATCTATCAAATTCACCAGTCCCATATACTTGAAACAACATCAATTCTTGATCATATTCCCCAGCAAACATGGCCGCCACAAACGAGATCACAGTCACCTTGCGCCAGCTGGCCAAGATGATTGACCACTCTCTCCTGCACCCCACCATGACCGACGCCGACATCCTCAGCGGTCTTGTCATCGCCAAGAAGTACAACGTGGCCACCGCTTGCGTGAAGCCATACCTCATTCCTCTTGCAAAGAAGGAGCTCGAAGGCTCTGAAGTCCTCGTCTGCCCTGTCATCGGCTTTCCACACGGAAACAGCACCACCGAGGTCAAAGTCTTTGAGGCTGATGTTGCCGCGGCTGCTGGCGGGAAGGAGATTGACATGGTCATCAATATTGGCAAGGCTCTTGGAGGTGACTGGGGATATGTGGCCGACGAGATTCGGCAGATCAATGACGCCGTCGTCAAGCACGGCGCCATCCTCAAGGTCATTTTCGAAAACGACTACCTCGAAGAGAAGCACATCATCCGACTTTGCGAAATCTGCTCTGACATTGGTGTTGGATTCGTCAAGACCTCGACGGGCTACGGCTTTGTGAAGCAGCCAAACGGCCTGTATTCGTACAAGGGCGCCACGGTGCCTCACCTGAAGCTTATGCGAGAAAAGTCGAAGCCTGAAGTTCAGGTTAAGGCTGCTGGAGGAGTGAGAACGTTGGATGATTTGCTGCACGTCATGTCGCTTGGTGTGACACGGATTGGCGCCACGGCTACCGTTGCCATTATGGATGAGGCTGTGAAGAGAGGAATTACGGATGAGCCTACGACTGTCAAGTTCAAGCCGATTGAAAGTGGCTCTGCTGGTGGATATTAGGTGGATAAAGGAAAGATGGAGGAAAAGCTATGGCAGTTGTGTGCATTAGGAGGAATAGAAATATCTTGGAATAAGACTTATTGGGTCCCACCTTTGTTTTCTGTCTTCGTTTCCTGATTATGGGAACCAATAGAATTGTCCTTTCACAACTCTCTGCCTTGATAAACCCTTCTCATTTTTGCCTTGTGGTGATCACAGGACATAGGCAAGCACGGGAAAAGTCAGACACAAACGAAGGGAAGGCAAAGAACACAAATTTGATGtcaaataaaaaaaaggcgcTTTGTAGTTGTTTGACCTCACAATGATGCTTCGATAAAAGGCCGATGTAGGTTACGGATCGGCCCGCGGTAGTTTGATGTGGCATCAAGTGTCATGATTGCCACAAATAGCCCCTGCGGCTTCCAACAGGCATTGAGGTAGCAAAGTCTGCTATGGTTACTATGCAGAGAGCTTAAGCTAAATTTATTGCAGAACTGATCGTGCGACCCCTCTTTGAGTTATGTAGACTCCCCGTGTTTTACATAGAGAGCTACCAACATCTGTTACACCCGCTTAAGGTGCAGCGTACCGTTGAAACAGCTATACAGCCTCCTAAAAATACCAATCATAACGTAGAATACTTGTTGTAGAGGAAATGTTTAATGTTGTTATTCACTGATTCGAAAGCTAGAGGAGCAAAGTCCCCTGAATCGACTAGTTGGGCGAAAGTTACCGGCGGAGGCCCTTCCACCGGATGGAGACATCACCCTTCAGTGAGATACCCCGCCTCATGCATGAAAACTATCGGTCGTTGAGAATCATTGGCTATGGATCGAGTGTCATCAAGGTATAAAAGGACATGGAAGTATCAAGATGCGAAATGAACACAAACTCATACCCTCCCCACACTATTGCTGTTCCACCCCATGATCCCTAACGACATGGGCCAAGCTGGCCCCCTTCCACTTACTTGCAAAGCAGGGGTCGTGATAAAGCATGGACCCGACTTCAAAGTAGAAATCCAAGACGTGCCTATCCCCGAGCCTGGTAAGTCGTCCAATGGCACTTCAGATGAACACTAGCGCAATACAAACTGAACACAGGCCCGGACGAGATCCTGATCCGACTCAATGCTACTGGTATATGTTACAGCGATATACACTACATGCTGGAGGATTTGCCACTGCCAAGAATGAGAGACTACGGAGTTCGGTCCCCAGGGCACGAGGGCGCGGGTGTCGTTGTCAAGGTGGGCGTACTTGTTAAGAACTGGAAGCTCGGTGATCGTGCTGGGGTGAAGCCAACTTGGAATACGTGTATGTCTTGCCAGCTCTGCTGGTCGGGGCTCGAATGCCACTGTGCTCAGGCTGTCCCTACTGGCCTCAAGGTTCCAGGTAAGTTCTCGGTTATGAGAAACAAGTTTCCGCTATTCAGTAGCAGTGTTAGTTCTGAGCTAATATTCATACCTACTGTCCTATGCAGGAACTTACCAGCAGTATATCTTGAGCCCAGCTAGATATGCTTCTAGAATCCCGGACGGGGTAGACGACTTCTCGGCTGGCCCTATCATGTGCAGCGGATCAACCATGTATCGGTCTGTATGTTGCCAGTAACCCTCGATGAATTACCGTTTGACCCAAGCTAAGTTGTCCAGCTTGTTGAGTCTCAACTTAGGCCTGGACATTGGGCCGCATTCCTTGGGGCTGGCGGAGGTGTAGGCCATATGGGCGTACAACTCGCCAAGGCAATGGGCCTTCGGGTAATCG
This region includes:
- a CDS encoding PKS-ER domain-containing protein, which gives rise to MGQAGPLPLTCKAGVVIKHGPDFKVEIQDVPIPEPGPDEILIRLNATGICYSDIHYMLEDLPLPRMRDYGVRSPGHEGAGVVVKVGVLVKNWKLGDRAGVKPTWNTCMSCQLCWSGLECHCAQAVPTGLKVPGTYQQYILSPARYASRIPDGVDDFSAGPIMCSGSTMYRSLVESQLRPGHWAAFLGAGGGVGHMGVQLAKAMGLRVIGVDAGEKKRKMCMDLGCEEFVDFSDTKDVPEEIKRITPGKGVDGVFVTASSPTSYAMATKMACIGGRIMCVGMPPSGTAFAGDDPMFLMLRNLKVIGTLTGSMKDTEDALEFAARGLLKPVYELFGIDNLPEAVDLLRQGKVAGRCVIDFNA
- a CDS encoding Nucleolar GTP-binding protein 2; the protein is MGTGKKEATRRERQGKTGDGLGNVRVKGENFYRDAKKVKHLNMYKEGKAQRNAEGKIVKAASFQSRDIPNARIEPNRKWFTNTRVVSQDTLKAFREAMEEKANDPYQVLLKSNKLPMSLIRDGKDTTNGIKQHKAKMTVETSPFAEVFGPKAQRKRVKLSVSNLDDLADDTEKSMDTYQERLEQQRLLSGASGDAENVGLDDKPLTMAIEPVFDKGQSKRIWNELYKVIDSSDVVIHVLDARDPVGTRCRSIEKYLKEEAPHKHLIFVLNKCDLVPTSVAAGWVRSLSKEYPTLAFHASITNSFGKGSLIQLLRQFSSLHSDRKQISVGLIGGPNTGKSSIINTLLKKKVCNVAPIPGETKVWQYVSLMKRIYLIDCPGIVPPSSTDSPTDLVLRGVVRVEKVEHPEQYIQPLLNRVKQRHMEKTYELKGWTNSTEFLELLARKAGRLLRGGEPDLDGVAKMVLNDFMRGKIPWFTPAPKAEGETEDKVGGREGRLGEMPRKRKQEDSAEDEDASAEAQLQQELDAALEKAEEQGSDDSDSEFEGFGSDTEDARSRKPSSGATLDEESEGESASDDVISVGGSEEEEEVEEEEEEEKASAPTVKNEPQLQDDGATLTQPSREPAITRSEATLDEMPIEILRDIVDYLFLPFVQDCRPWDSEYEDEYRTRPWTITPHVSDVWGDMSRLARTSRQLHDTITPYLFGLDARYNGASALLISAKRNILSAVAKSLDAGADVNVIDTTEPICEKAQPRPRRYQPPDPEEQRWEHEPITLTALHWAALLGHEQVVDLLLDWGADVGHSGQTCVGINASSPIDFTCKSFIRAMIQIKCRSTGKAYASCSLYLEYNTNALYFALLESRSESQQAKTAARATTAKRLIQAGSSLITHTGVGLHALHQACADWNTEVVEWLLEEVGVDPNVPDAMDNTPLHHVAMWREYPANLDPGPVIRLLVERGADINARNADDETPLQACFRRKSRYSQAAYWVTIELIKGGASLPDAISRDKKRPYLERDEMDRVLQEARAGGLAKRLDEPEDLEERKERAFKMATHWVYSRANFGKSVPEEVAAWSQAQWRRYWIDTTMGWHCHNANCRDYGEEPPDLEVL
- a CDS encoding Deoxyribose-phosphate aldolase — encoded protein: MAATNEITVTLRQLAKMIDHSLLHPTMTDADILSGLVIAKKYNVATACVKPYLIPLAKKELEGSEVLVCPVIGFPHGNSTTEVKVFEADVAAAAGGKEIDMVINIGKALGGDWGYVADEIRQINDAVVKHGAILKVIFENDYLEEKHIIRLCEICSDIGVGFVKTSTGYGFVKQPNGLYSYKGATVPHLKLMREKSKPEVQVKAAGGVRTLDDLLHVMSLGVTRIGATATVAIMDEAVKRGITDEPTTVKFKPIESGSAGGY